From a single Apium graveolens cultivar Ventura chromosome 2, ASM990537v1, whole genome shotgun sequence genomic region:
- the LOC141700495 gene encoding uncharacterized protein LOC141700495, whose product MNQTPTLESFSKEFTEEFIEEFCDDAKHNRRLELFQKIYGQSSTTSTPRQSIYRNHEAGHQRLVNDYFSPNPVYPENIFRQRFRMGRHIFLRIVDAISNFDPYFQQMIDAVRRKGLSPLLKCIVAMRMLAYGVSVDHVDDYIRIGESTAVECLKKKFSTMESILNGQHSSKQYLVHIVRKKKLFAKYQESQRKDVERVFGVLQSRFTIVRGPIRFWDRADLRRIMRACIIIHNMIVEDESDTYAIPFGPLPTYDDTKNGLPEPNLVEKPFVPYETYVQNSMRMRDRQTHLQLKNDLVEHISQFHNIVNFLKNCNV is encoded by the exons ATGAATCAAACACCAACATTAGAAAGTTTTTCTAAGGAATTCACTGAAGAATTCATTGAAGAGTTCTGCGATGATGCTAAACACAACCGTCGACTCGAGCTTTTTCAGAAAATTTATGGACAAAGCTCAACAACATCCACACCTCGTCAAAGTATTTACAGAAATCATGAAGCAGGTCATCAACGtctagtaaatgattattttTCACCGAATCCGGTATACCCAGAAAATATATTCCGACAAAGATTCCGTATGGGAAGACATATTTTTCTTCGTATTGTGGATGCTATTTCAAATTTTGATCCATATTTTCAACAAATGATTGATGCAGTGAGAAGGAAAGGTTTATCACCTTTATTAAAATGCATTGTGGCAATGCGTATGTTAGCATACGGTGTCTCTGTTGATCATGTTGATGACTATATTCGTATTGGAGAGAGTACTGCGGTTGAATGcttgaaaaaaaaattctccact ATGGAATCTATCCTGAATGGTCAACATTCGTCAAAACAATATCTCGTCCACATAGTGAGGAAAAAAAAGTTATTTGCAAAATATCAAGAAAGCCAACGGAAGGACGTTGAACGAGTGTTTGGTGTGTTACAGTCCCGTTTCACCATTGTACGTGGTCCAATACGCTTCTGGGACCGAGCAGATCTTCGGAGAATAATGAGAGCATGCATCATAATTCATAACATGATTGTTGAAGACGAGAGCGACACATATGCCATTCCATTTGGTCCTCTACCAACCTATGATGATACAAAAAATGGCTTGCCGGAACCAAATTTAGTGGAAAAACCTTTTGTGCCGTATGAAACATATGTTCAAAACAGTATGCGGATGCGTGATAGGCAGACACATCTTCAGCTAAAAAATGACCTTGTTGAACATATCTCACAGTTTCATAATAttgttaattttttaaaaaattgtaaTGTTTAA